The Ralstonia wenshanensis genome includes a region encoding these proteins:
- a CDS encoding alkaline phosphatase family protein produces MAIMRLSKSNWLTDVIAATFFACLLAGCGGASDAVSPPGGASSAAAPVSPPAQSSATPTTSRIGHVFVIVLENKGYTQTFGSGSQAPYLANTLTSQGALLTQYYGTGHNSNDNYLTMISGQAPNAQTQADCQYYTDWLGTMSPDANGQVTGTGCVYPAAIGTIASQLDAKGLAWRGYMEDMGNDLTRDGSSTCSHPALNGKDGTQTATATDGYATRHNPFMYFHSVIDNQSYCDNHVVRLDSLATDLNRVATTPAFSFIVPNLCNDGHDEPTCADGKSAGGLPAVNRFLQTWVPQITNSPAFQADGLLIITFDESDTSDTSACCSEPTGPNSVAPGLTGPGGGRVGAVVLSPFIKPGTVSNTPYNHYALLKSIEDVFGLSHLGYAGMNGLQGFGSDVYTAAR; encoded by the coding sequence ATGGCAATCATGCGACTTTCCAAATCGAACTGGCTCACCGACGTCATCGCCGCAACCTTCTTCGCATGCCTGCTGGCAGGCTGCGGCGGGGCAAGCGATGCAGTGTCTCCACCTGGAGGGGCGTCGTCGGCAGCAGCCCCGGTCTCGCCACCCGCGCAGTCCTCAGCGACGCCGACCACAAGCAGGATCGGCCACGTTTTTGTGATCGTGTTGGAGAATAAGGGCTACACCCAAACCTTCGGCTCCGGCAGTCAGGCTCCTTATCTCGCTAACACGCTTACAAGCCAAGGGGCGTTGCTGACCCAGTACTACGGCACCGGCCACAACAGCAACGATAACTACCTGACCATGATCAGCGGGCAGGCACCTAACGCGCAAACACAGGCTGACTGTCAGTACTACACCGACTGGTTGGGCACCATGAGCCCCGATGCCAATGGGCAGGTGACCGGTACCGGTTGCGTCTACCCTGCCGCCATCGGCACGATCGCCAGTCAGTTGGACGCCAAAGGGTTAGCCTGGCGCGGCTACATGGAAGACATGGGCAACGATCTAACACGCGATGGCAGCTCCACCTGCTCTCACCCCGCGCTCAATGGCAAGGATGGTACCCAGACTGCCACCGCGACTGACGGCTATGCAACACGCCACAACCCGTTCATGTATTTCCACTCGGTGATCGATAACCAGTCGTACTGCGATAACCATGTCGTACGACTCGATTCTCTGGCCACAGATTTGAACAGGGTTGCGACCACGCCAGCCTTCTCGTTCATCGTGCCGAACCTGTGCAACGATGGACATGACGAGCCAACCTGTGCCGACGGCAAGAGCGCGGGTGGCTTGCCTGCGGTGAACCGCTTCCTGCAGACCTGGGTACCTCAGATTACCAACTCGCCGGCTTTCCAGGCCGATGGCTTACTGATCATCACGTTCGACGAGTCGGATACGAGTGACACCTCTGCCTGCTGCAGTGAGCCGACTGGTCCGAATTCGGTGGCACCGGGTCTGACTGGCCCTGGTGGTGGCCGCGTCGGTGCCGTGGTGCTCTCGCCGTTCATCAAGCCCGGCACGGTCAGCAATACGCCATACAACCACTATGCCCTGCTCAAGAGCATTGAGGATGTGTTCGGGTTATCGCATCTTGGCTATGCCGGAATGAACGGCCTGCAGGGGTTCGGCAGCGACGTCTATACAGCGGCGCGCTGA
- a CDS encoding alkaline phosphatase family protein, with protein MTQKISTMRFQTRRRLLGAAAATLAGAGLSACGGGGDASLAGDSGSTSSTGSAPVPTQLVPPVLPSPAQSGIDHVVLVVMENRSFDHYLGWLPGANGKQAGLQFIDAFGNPQNSFRLAIDPKYGFQGCGFADPDHSYEGARIQLDGGKMDGWLLTADTNKTPGDLFPIGYYQAEDLSFFGSAARDWTVCDSYHCGILAETYPNRFYLMCGETDRLHNSNATCSLPTIFDRFAEKGVSANYYFSDVPFTALFGTKYLNTSKPFATFLTDAAAGTLPAFSYVDPRFTGENPQGISADDHPNSDIRNGQIFLNQIYDAVRNGPGWQKTLLIITYDEWGGFFDHVPPFKRPVSAAETQLGNDGYLGFRVPMVLIGPRVKRGHVSHWPLDPSSIHQLLAWRFGLNPLGARGGLPDTNSIAYALDFISQPNLTAPAYSVPQGPFGGVCPGSITGSVPGITGVPGISSLRTIATSLGFPLP; from the coding sequence GTGACTCAGAAGATTTCAACGATGCGTTTCCAGACGCGCCGCCGATTGCTTGGTGCGGCGGCCGCAACGCTCGCCGGTGCCGGCTTGTCGGCATGTGGCGGGGGCGGCGATGCCAGCCTCGCAGGGGATTCAGGTAGCACCTCATCTACGGGCAGCGCGCCCGTGCCAACGCAGCTGGTTCCACCGGTATTGCCAAGTCCTGCGCAGTCGGGCATCGACCACGTAGTGCTGGTGGTGATGGAGAACCGATCGTTCGACCACTATCTGGGCTGGCTGCCCGGTGCCAACGGAAAACAGGCTGGACTCCAGTTCATCGACGCCTTTGGCAACCCGCAGAATTCGTTCCGCCTGGCGATTGATCCCAAGTATGGTTTCCAGGGTTGCGGCTTCGCCGATCCGGATCACAGCTACGAAGGGGCACGCATCCAACTCGACGGCGGAAAGATGGACGGATGGTTGCTCACCGCCGACACAAACAAGACGCCTGGCGACCTGTTTCCCATCGGCTACTACCAGGCCGAGGATCTGTCTTTCTTCGGATCCGCCGCCCGCGATTGGACGGTATGCGACAGCTACCACTGCGGCATTCTGGCGGAGACATATCCGAACCGGTTTTACTTGATGTGTGGCGAGACTGACCGGTTACACAACTCCAATGCGACCTGCTCCCTCCCGACAATCTTTGATCGCTTTGCCGAGAAGGGTGTGTCGGCCAATTATTACTTCAGCGACGTGCCTTTCACGGCGCTGTTCGGCACGAAGTATCTCAACACCTCCAAACCATTCGCGACGTTTTTGACGGACGCTGCAGCCGGCACCCTACCTGCATTCTCATACGTCGATCCGCGCTTTACCGGGGAGAACCCGCAGGGCATATCTGCCGATGATCACCCGAACTCGGATATCCGAAACGGACAGATCTTTCTCAATCAGATCTATGACGCCGTGCGTAACGGACCCGGATGGCAGAAGACACTGCTGATCATCACCTACGACGAATGGGGCGGCTTCTTCGACCACGTGCCGCCGTTCAAGCGTCCGGTCTCTGCTGCGGAGACGCAGTTGGGCAACGATGGCTACCTCGGCTTCCGTGTGCCAATGGTGCTGATCGGACCACGCGTCAAGCGCGGGCATGTCAGTCATTGGCCGCTTGACCCTAGCTCGATCCACCAGTTACTGGCTTGGCGCTTCGGACTCAATCCCCTTGGTGCGCGTGGAGGCCTGCCGGACACCAATTCGATCGCCTACGCGCTCGACTTCATCTCACAGCCGAATTTAACGGCACCGGCTTACTCGGTTCCGCAAGGTCCATTCGGAGGCGTGTGTCCGGGCTCCATCACGGGCAGCGTCCCGGGAATCACCGGAGTTCCTGGCATCAGTTCGCTTCGCACGATCGCCACCTCGTTGGGCTTTCCTCTTCCTTGA
- a CDS encoding cytochrome-c peroxidase — MTRASWHAASLLAATLLTACGGGDGGSGTSSTASTSTDTLSPMAQVGKQIFFDQTLSASGKQSCASCHDPARGFTDPNNLPVSIGGPNSDLPGLRNSPSLNYASFTPNFTIDSSGKASGGFFRDGRSASLMDQAQQPFTNAFEMANTSADDVLKTLLTRPYLDQFKGVFTPASIQDSTTAMQSIGRALAAFQSEDPSFHTFDSKFDAYLAGKTTLTDAETRGLLLFNNPTKGNCNACHISTGKGSTPALFTDFTYDNVGIPRNWSLAANHEGTTLPYVPKNGLALGDPNYSYYDLGICGPLRTDFRVGGSTCGKFKVPTLRNVALTPPYFHNGVFQTLDQVVAWYITRDTDPGRWYVKADGTPDVPYNDLPIGFDANVNVAEVPYTPGTAPSLTNQEMSDLVHFLCTLTDGFDSAKPSAYRVPAQCSSTAASVGAARIQTVSASGATLSKTATSK; from the coding sequence GTGACGCGGGCATCATGGCATGCGGCCTCGCTGTTGGCGGCGACATTGCTGACAGCGTGCGGCGGTGGGGATGGCGGCAGCGGTACATCGTCCACGGCTTCGACATCGACTGACACGCTCTCGCCCATGGCGCAGGTGGGTAAGCAGATCTTTTTCGATCAGACGCTCTCGGCCTCGGGCAAGCAGTCTTGCGCGTCGTGCCATGACCCGGCACGCGGTTTCACTGATCCCAACAATCTCCCGGTATCGATCGGCGGGCCGAATTCTGATTTGCCCGGCCTGCGGAACTCGCCGTCGCTGAATTACGCGTCGTTCACGCCAAACTTCACGATCGACAGCAGCGGCAAGGCTTCCGGCGGCTTCTTCCGCGACGGCCGCTCTGCGTCGCTGATGGACCAGGCACAGCAGCCGTTCACCAACGCATTCGAAATGGCCAACACCTCGGCCGACGATGTGCTGAAGACGTTGTTGACGCGCCCCTACCTGGATCAGTTCAAGGGCGTGTTCACCCCGGCCAGCATCCAGGACAGCACGACCGCGATGCAGAGTATCGGCCGCGCGCTGGCCGCCTTCCAGAGCGAAGACCCGAGCTTCCACACCTTTGACAGCAAATTCGACGCCTACCTCGCCGGCAAGACAACGCTGACGGATGCCGAAACACGCGGCCTGCTGCTGTTCAACAACCCGACCAAGGGCAACTGCAACGCTTGCCATATCTCGACGGGCAAGGGCAGCACGCCGGCGTTGTTTACCGATTTCACGTACGACAACGTCGGTATCCCGCGCAACTGGAGCCTGGCTGCCAACCACGAAGGCACCACGCTGCCGTACGTGCCGAAGAACGGCCTGGCGCTGGGTGATCCGAACTACAGCTATTACGACCTTGGCATCTGCGGCCCGCTGCGTACCGACTTCCGCGTGGGGGGCTCCACGTGCGGCAAGTTCAAAGTGCCGACGCTGCGCAACGTCGCGCTTACACCACCGTATTTCCATAACGGCGTGTTCCAGACGCTGGATCAGGTGGTGGCGTGGTACATCACACGCGACACGGACCCAGGCCGCTGGTACGTCAAGGCCGACGGCACACCCGATGTGCCGTACAACGATCTGCCGATCGGCTTCGATGCCAACGTGAACGTGGCCGAAGTGCCATACACCCCGGGAACCGCGCCGTCGCTGACTAACCAGGAAATGAGCGACCTCGTGCATTTCCTGTGCACGCTCACCGATGGATTCGATTCGGCCAAGCCGTCGGCCTATCGGGTGCCGGCGCAATGCAGCTCCACTGCAGCGAGCGTGGGTGCCGCCCGTATCCAGACCGTTTCTGCCAGCGGAGCCACGCTGAGCAAGACGGCAACGAGCAAATAA
- a CDS encoding porin, translating to MKRTVLSVAAAIALVGTGAANAATTAQLEQKLDAMAAQIEALKAELKEVKAQNATLATQQQTQAKAQAQQTAALQDVQQTVQTAQLASSRPSPLDNLTLWGYGEVNYSRPTRRSEDTKMDLARAVFGIGYKFNDKTRFNSEFEIEHAIASSSDSGEFEVEQFYIDHKLTDKIGLNAGLFLIPTGFINRNHEPTNYYGVHRNFVETLIIPSTWREGGLSLYGDTDFGLNWNVGLTTGLNLAKWNFNPENPLFTSALEMQNNGAGPLQQTHQELGLASAKNLSQYVALNYTGISGLTLGGSVFTGKSSRSSTDAPLPEQRATLYEAHARWTPGKWDLSALYARGTLSNTDVVNQANPGAANPMPSAFYGWFVQAAYNVWQKGDYRVAPFVRYERYNMGEKYAGLAPGFTFPAGWPSLSDTVYTIGANFYLNPNVVFKVDYQRFKQNRDFSRVDLGLGVSF from the coding sequence ATGAAACGAACCGTCTTGTCGGTAGCCGCCGCCATTGCGCTGGTGGGGACTGGCGCAGCCAATGCCGCTACCACCGCACAGCTGGAACAAAAGCTCGATGCCATGGCCGCGCAGATCGAAGCGCTCAAGGCCGAGCTCAAGGAAGTGAAGGCGCAGAACGCGACGCTTGCCACGCAGCAGCAGACGCAGGCCAAGGCGCAGGCCCAACAGACCGCTGCACTGCAAGACGTGCAGCAGACCGTGCAGACGGCCCAGCTTGCATCGTCCAGGCCATCGCCGCTCGATAACCTCACGCTGTGGGGTTACGGCGAAGTCAACTACAGCCGCCCGACGCGCCGCTCCGAAGACACGAAGATGGATCTTGCGCGCGCGGTGTTCGGCATTGGTTACAAGTTCAACGACAAGACGCGCTTCAATTCTGAGTTCGAGATTGAGCATGCCATCGCCTCATCGTCCGATTCGGGCGAATTCGAGGTCGAGCAGTTCTACATTGACCATAAGCTGACCGACAAGATCGGCCTGAATGCCGGCCTGTTCCTGATCCCGACTGGCTTTATCAACCGCAACCACGAGCCGACCAATTACTACGGCGTGCATCGCAACTTTGTCGAGACGCTGATCATTCCGAGCACGTGGCGCGAGGGTGGACTCTCGCTGTATGGCGATACCGATTTCGGTCTGAATTGGAACGTCGGTCTGACCACCGGCCTGAATCTCGCCAAGTGGAATTTCAACCCAGAAAACCCGCTCTTCACCTCCGCCCTGGAGATGCAGAACAATGGTGCAGGTCCGCTGCAGCAGACACACCAGGAGCTGGGGCTAGCCAGTGCGAAGAACCTGTCGCAATACGTCGCGCTGAACTACACGGGCATTTCCGGCTTGACGCTGGGTGGCTCCGTCTTTACGGGCAAGAGCAGCCGTTCAAGCACCGACGCGCCGCTGCCTGAACAGCGCGCAACGCTGTACGAGGCACACGCGCGGTGGACACCCGGCAAGTGGGATCTGTCGGCGCTGTACGCACGCGGCACGCTCAGCAATACCGACGTCGTCAATCAGGCCAACCCGGGCGCAGCCAACCCGATGCCCTCGGCGTTCTACGGCTGGTTCGTGCAGGCTGCGTACAACGTGTGGCAGAAGGGCGACTACCGTGTTGCACCGTTCGTCCGCTACGAGCGCTACAACATGGGTGAAAAGTACGCAGGTCTTGCGCCGGGCTTCACCTTCCCTGCTGGTTGGCCGTCGCTGTCCGACACCGTGTACACCATCGGCGCGAATTTCTATCTGAACCCGAACGTGGTCTTCAAGGTCGACTACCAACGCTTCAAGCAGAACCGCGATTTCTCGCGTGTGGATCTGGGCCTGGGCGTGTCGTTCTAA
- a CDS encoding FMN-binding protein: protein MRYQPVPIVLVCAAAVGVPGMIVTKAFAADYLSAADAQKAMFPDATGFEPVPLTLSADQLKQLAERAGGPAKPGAWRAWQAKQGDKGLGYFVTDAVIGKFELINYAVALNTVGEINGVEILTYRESHGYEVRNKPWRAQFLGKSAKSPLRVGDDINNISGATLSCTHLTDGIRRIAVMAQLALVKR from the coding sequence ATGCGTTACCAGCCAGTACCCATTGTTCTTGTCTGTGCAGCCGCCGTGGGGGTACCAGGCATGATTGTCACCAAGGCGTTTGCGGCGGACTACCTGTCCGCTGCCGACGCTCAGAAGGCAATGTTCCCCGACGCCACAGGCTTTGAGCCGGTACCGCTCACGCTCTCAGCCGACCAGCTCAAACAGCTGGCCGAACGTGCGGGCGGCCCGGCCAAACCGGGTGCGTGGCGCGCATGGCAAGCCAAGCAAGGTGATAAGGGGCTCGGCTACTTCGTGACCGACGCAGTTATCGGCAAATTCGAACTCATCAACTACGCCGTGGCCCTGAACACTGTCGGCGAGATCAACGGCGTGGAAATCCTCACCTACCGAGAAAGCCACGGCTACGAAGTCCGCAATAAGCCGTGGCGTGCACAGTTTCTGGGCAAGTCCGCCAAATCACCACTCCGTGTGGGCGACGACATCAACAACATCAGCGGCGCAACGCTGTCGTGTACGCACCTCACCGATGGCATCCGGCGCATTGCGGTGATGGCACAATTGGCGCTAGTCAAGCGCTGA
- a CDS encoding FAD:protein FMN transferase, with translation MVDVCAEGPEADVAVAAALQEVAAVHALLSFHADDSELQMINRAAPGARLIVDTRTLAVLRHTAMLHAASTGAFDCRVGASYRTADRRFPVAFDGDIVEKRTCASMDLGGIAKGYAVDCAVEVLNSFNIERGVVNAGGDLRHSGVRPMTVSVRSPRNAAQVAASVSLDNAALASSTAGGLGARANSTSRIYDAYGRFLPSLAGATVHAPTCVLADALTKVVLATGDTTHPLLTQYGAAVVVYSPA, from the coding sequence ATGGTCGACGTGTGCGCCGAAGGCCCGGAGGCAGATGTTGCTGTGGCTGCTGCATTGCAGGAGGTGGCCGCCGTACATGCGTTGCTCAGCTTTCATGCGGATGACAGCGAACTCCAGATGATTAATCGCGCCGCACCTGGTGCCAGGCTCATTGTCGATACCCGCACACTCGCGGTGCTTCGGCATACGGCCATGCTGCATGCCGCGTCGACTGGCGCGTTCGATTGCCGTGTCGGCGCGTCGTACAGGACAGCCGACAGGCGCTTTCCCGTGGCTTTTGACGGCGATATCGTCGAAAAACGGACTTGTGCATCAATGGATCTTGGCGGTATCGCCAAGGGCTATGCCGTGGATTGCGCGGTTGAAGTGCTCAACTCCTTTAACATTGAGCGCGGAGTCGTGAATGCCGGCGGTGACCTTCGCCACTCCGGCGTGCGCCCAATGACGGTAAGCGTCCGCAGTCCGCGTAATGCGGCGCAAGTTGCCGCCTCGGTCTCGCTTGACAATGCTGCTTTGGCAAGTTCGACGGCCGGTGGTCTGGGTGCACGGGCCAATAGCACCTCTCGCATCTATGATGCATACGGGAGATTCCTTCCTTCGCTCGCAGGGGCTACTGTGCACGCACCAACTTGTGTGCTCGCCGATGCGCTAACCAAGGTGGTGCTTGCTACCGGTGATACAACCCACCCGCTGTTGACGCAGTACGGTGCGGCCGTGGTCGTATACTCGCCGGCTTAA
- a CDS encoding TonB-dependent receptor family protein, with amino-acid sequence MFPRSKRHTTLAGVIALLATHATAQSSDTVNAASTVTLPEAVVRGTKDASLTSQSPAAQKRDLDQTVGSIGFVNSDAYADTYAFTLRDVLKDVPGAFVQNRYGQELRLSIRGSGIARTFHTRGLEILQDGIPTNLADGSGDFYQIDPLALQSAEVFKGANGLTYGASSLGGAINFVTPTARTASAPNQLRIEGGSFGTVRGSAQLSRVDGPLDYLGTVSVNHSEGFRDHERGQYEQFNANIGYRFSPTVETRFYLGAYIVDQKLPGTLSLSDALINPTKTTPSALSGDQARNTRTERLANRTTVQLESGRLDFDTWVIHKSLYHPIFQVLDQDGWTYGFAPRYTTTQNLGGMSNDLIVGARFFGGNTQARQYLNVSGNRGAQTLDSTQSAYNYEAYVEDRLFFLPTVALMTGLKALRDVRQYVDHGGLSADRTYKSTSQTYNGVNPKLGLLWQPDKNTQAFIDITRSQDVPDFTDLTQTFATTTRFTSLQSQRAWTLEVGTRGSRDWLSWDLTAYRSIVRDQLLQFTTNPDIPATTFNANKTVLQGIEAGASVDLFRNIARPGAGDKVTLSGLWNLSDFRFKNDPQYGNNRIAGVPMNVLRAALAYSRPSGFHVSGTVDWVPRGAWADNANTLRVPGYALFGVQAGMELSKGVTLFAEARNLANKRYVSDISTVANVRTASNTAIFYPGTGRSLFAGVRYAF; translated from the coding sequence ATGTTTCCACGATCCAAGCGTCATACAACCTTGGCCGGCGTGATCGCGCTGCTTGCCACCCATGCCACAGCCCAGTCTTCGGACACCGTTAATGCTGCTTCAACGGTCACGCTGCCGGAAGCCGTTGTGCGCGGCACGAAGGACGCCTCGCTGACCTCCCAATCGCCGGCGGCGCAAAAGCGCGATCTCGACCAGACGGTCGGCTCCATCGGCTTCGTCAATAGCGATGCGTATGCCGACACCTACGCGTTCACGCTGCGCGATGTGCTCAAGGACGTTCCGGGCGCATTCGTGCAGAACCGCTATGGGCAGGAACTCCGGCTGTCGATTCGCGGTTCCGGCATCGCCCGTACGTTCCACACGCGCGGTCTTGAAATCCTGCAAGACGGCATCCCGACGAACTTGGCCGACGGCAGCGGGGACTTCTATCAGATCGATCCCCTTGCGCTGCAGTCTGCCGAGGTATTCAAAGGCGCAAACGGTCTTACGTACGGCGCGTCCAGTCTTGGCGGAGCAATCAACTTCGTGACACCCACGGCGCGCACAGCGAGTGCGCCCAACCAATTGCGGATTGAAGGCGGCAGCTTCGGCACGGTGCGCGGCAGCGCCCAGCTTTCGCGGGTGGACGGGCCGCTCGACTATCTGGGGACGGTCAGCGTCAACCACTCTGAAGGCTTCCGGGATCACGAGCGCGGCCAATACGAGCAGTTCAACGCCAACATCGGCTACCGGTTCAGCCCCACCGTGGAGACCCGCTTCTACCTGGGCGCCTACATCGTCGACCAGAAGCTGCCCGGCACGCTGTCGCTGTCCGACGCACTAATCAACCCGACGAAGACCACGCCCAGTGCGCTCTCGGGCGATCAAGCCCGCAACACGCGCACCGAGCGCCTTGCCAACCGCACCACAGTGCAACTCGAAAGCGGCCGACTCGACTTCGACACGTGGGTCATCCACAAGAGCCTGTATCACCCGATCTTCCAGGTGCTCGACCAGGACGGCTGGACCTATGGCTTCGCACCACGCTACACCACGACGCAGAACTTGGGCGGCATGAGCAACGACCTAATCGTCGGCGCGCGGTTCTTCGGCGGCAACACGCAAGCGAGGCAATACTTGAACGTATCGGGCAATCGCGGTGCGCAAACGCTCGACTCCACGCAGTCGGCCTACAATTACGAGGCCTATGTCGAAGACCGTCTGTTCTTCCTGCCCACCGTCGCGCTGATGACCGGCCTCAAGGCGTTGCGGGATGTGCGCCAATACGTGGATCACGGTGGTCTTTCCGCCGACCGAACCTACAAGTCCACCAGCCAGACCTATAACGGCGTAAATCCCAAGCTGGGCCTGCTCTGGCAACCAGACAAAAATACGCAGGCGTTCATCGACATCACGCGCAGCCAGGACGTTCCGGATTTCACCGACCTCACGCAGACGTTCGCAACCACGACGCGGTTCACGTCGCTGCAGTCGCAACGCGCCTGGACGCTCGAAGTTGGCACGCGCGGCAGTCGTGACTGGCTCAGTTGGGATCTGACGGCGTATCGCTCGATCGTTCGTGATCAACTGCTGCAGTTCACTACCAACCCCGATATTCCGGCCACCACGTTCAACGCGAACAAGACTGTGTTGCAAGGCATCGAAGCAGGGGCTTCCGTCGATCTGTTCCGCAATATTGCGCGTCCGGGGGCGGGCGACAAGGTCACACTGTCCGGCCTGTGGAACCTGAGCGATTTCCGCTTCAAGAACGACCCGCAGTATGGCAACAATCGTATCGCCGGCGTGCCGATGAATGTCCTGCGTGCAGCGTTAGCGTATTCGCGGCCCAGCGGTTTCCATGTCTCGGGTACGGTCGACTGGGTACCTCGCGGCGCGTGGGCCGATAACGCCAACACGCTGCGAGTGCCTGGTTACGCGCTGTTCGGTGTTCAGGCGGGCATGGAGTTGAGTAAGGGGGTGACGCTGTTTGCAGAAGCACGCAACCTTGCCAACAAGCGATACGTCAGCGACATCAGCACGGTCGCCAACGTCCGCACGGCGAGCAACACGGCAATTTTCTATCCAGGTACTGGCCGTAGCCTCTTTGCCGGCGTGCGGTATGCGTTCTAA
- a CDS encoding YcnI family protein, which translates to MKVSHGCDGSPTVALRVEIPDGVLFVKPQMKPGWTVNITQRAVEPPLKGEHGAVISQTVAAVEWRGNRLPDNLFDTFGLAMKLPADSGKRLYLPVVQTCESGERAWTEIPAEGQHWHALHSPAPFVRLTRPEK; encoded by the coding sequence TTGAAGGTCTCGCACGGCTGCGACGGCTCGCCCACGGTCGCGCTGCGCGTGGAGATTCCTGACGGCGTGCTGTTCGTCAAGCCGCAGATGAAGCCGGGCTGGACGGTGAACATCACCCAACGCGCGGTCGAACCGCCGCTCAAGGGCGAGCACGGTGCCGTCATCAGCCAGACCGTCGCCGCAGTGGAATGGCGCGGCAACCGGTTGCCGGACAACCTCTTCGACACTTTCGGCTTGGCCATGAAGCTGCCGGCCGACAGCGGTAAGCGCCTGTACCTCCCCGTGGTGCAGACGTGCGAAAGCGGCGAGCGCGCATGGACGGAAATCCCGGCCGAAGGGCAGCACTGGCATGCATTGCATAGCCCCGCGCCATTTGTGCGGCTAACCCGGCCTGAAAAGTAA
- a CDS encoding DUF2946 domain-containing protein, with amino-acid sequence MAAIAPTISQAVAAQHRLETLLATYCSVHADTDAQRSYPVSHDAHADRPACGYCSLASHTPVLVPATASFGAIVWGIQHRLATRFESLWRPPVLTSARPRAPPLSL; translated from the coding sequence ATGGCAGCGATCGCGCCCACGATTTCGCAAGCCGTGGCGGCACAGCACCGGCTTGAGACGCTGCTGGCGACCTACTGCTCGGTCCATGCAGACACGGACGCGCAGCGCAGCTATCCGGTATCCCACGATGCGCATGCCGATCGCCCGGCGTGCGGCTATTGCAGCCTGGCTTCGCATACCCCTGTTCTCGTTCCGGCTACGGCATCGTTTGGCGCGATCGTCTGGGGCATCCAACATCGTCTGGCGACACGCTTCGAAAGCCTGTGGCGCCCACCCGTACTGACGAGCGCTCGACCGCGCGCCCCGCCGCTCTCCCTTTGA
- a CDS encoding Crp/Fnr family transcriptional regulator: MFDHVHNHGCTTCRNGHLCLSRGLNEREAGLVEEVAHRKIRVNKGESLFSAGESLEELYAVKYGTFKLTLGAADGREVIAAFYLAGDVFGTDGFESDIRTSTATALEDSEVCVVSWKQLAKLAQEEPAIQQLVAQIFSARIGRKQRLMLTMGSLRSDERVATFLLDLSRRLQERGLSSRHIVLRMSREEIAEHLAMQLETVSRIFSALAREGILRVHHREIEILDLHALETVANGGVQRNRIF; encoded by the coding sequence ATGTTTGATCATGTCCACAATCACGGCTGTACCACGTGCCGGAACGGCCACCTTTGCCTCTCTCGTGGGTTGAACGAACGAGAAGCCGGCCTGGTAGAGGAAGTCGCCCATCGAAAGATCAGGGTCAACAAAGGGGAGTCGCTGTTCAGCGCGGGCGAATCTCTGGAGGAGCTCTATGCCGTTAAGTACGGTACGTTCAAGCTGACCCTCGGTGCTGCTGATGGCCGGGAAGTCATCGCGGCTTTCTATCTAGCCGGTGACGTATTCGGTACGGACGGCTTCGAATCCGATATACGTACTTCTACCGCAACTGCCCTGGAGGATTCCGAAGTTTGTGTCGTATCGTGGAAGCAGCTTGCGAAGTTGGCACAGGAAGAACCGGCGATCCAGCAATTGGTGGCCCAAATCTTCAGCGCCAGGATCGGGCGCAAACAGCGGCTGATGCTCACTATGGGCTCCCTGCGCTCGGATGAGCGCGTAGCGACGTTCTTGCTTGACCTCTCAAGACGTTTGCAAGAACGTGGGCTTTCCAGTCGACACATCGTCTTGCGAATGAGCCGGGAAGAGATTGCTGAACACCTTGCCATGCAACTTGAGACAGTGAGCCGGATTTTCAGTGCACTCGCTCGAGAGGGAATTTTGCGAGTTCATCATCGTGAGATTGAGATCTTGGATCTCCACGCCTTGGAGACCGTCGCAAATGGCGGTGTGCAGCGTAATCGTATTTTCTAG
- a CDS encoding cupin domain-containing protein: protein MAIPHAAPGELINIRPLGAALEQAKSIALIRSVHLEVMRLVLPAGERIPVHQTPGEITVQCLEGVLKFGMNSGTHIMRAGDLLLLPPEEPHWLEAIESASVLVTLYLPQLP from the coding sequence ATGGCAATACCGCACGCCGCCCCCGGAGAACTGATCAATATCCGCCCACTGGGCGCCGCACTCGAGCAAGCAAAGTCCATCGCACTGATCCGCTCGGTACACCTTGAAGTCATGCGACTCGTACTGCCGGCCGGTGAGCGTATCCCTGTCCACCAAACACCGGGAGAAATCACAGTGCAATGCCTTGAGGGCGTCCTGAAGTTTGGCATGAACTCGGGCACACACATCATGCGTGCGGGAGATCTCCTGCTACTTCCTCCGGAAGAACCGCATTGGCTAGAGGCAATTGAAAGCGCGTCAGTGCTTGTGACCCTCTATCTTCCACAGCTCCCATAG